One Fontisphaera persica DNA window includes the following coding sequences:
- the lysS gene encoding lysine--tRNA ligase: MEETNALIEQRKAKLAALRARGIDPFANKFTPSETIGEARARYAEGRPVALAGRITAHRDMGKSMFVDIKDTTGRLQVYAQKNVLGDEGFEIFKHLDLGDFIGVQGTLFTTRTGEMTVKLESFTILAKALRPPPAKWHGLADTEIRYRQRYLDLMASDEVREVFLKRSAIVREIREFLHSRGFVEVETPMMQSIPGGAAAQPFVTYHNALGCNFYLRIALELYLKRLLVGGMDRVFELGRNFRNEGISRRHNPEFTMLEAYQAYGDYETMMELTQSMICHVAQKVLGTLRIEHRDAEGKVIRTIDLTPPWRRVKYKDLICEKAGPDWFQITPAQRRERAQALGAEIGPDYEDFEVTGAVFEKLIEPTLIQPTFVTHLLKELVPLAKLSPEDRDCVEVFELCINGQEIAPAYTEQNDPLEQRERLEHQAGGEQQKLDEDFLVALEHGMPPAGGMGMGIDRLCMMLLGQESIRDVILFPQLKPKTD; the protein is encoded by the coding sequence ATGGAAGAGACAAATGCGTTAATTGAACAGCGCAAGGCCAAGCTGGCGGCCTTGCGAGCCAGGGGCATTGACCCGTTTGCCAACAAATTCACCCCTTCGGAAACGATTGGCGAGGCGCGCGCCCGCTACGCCGAGGGGCGCCCGGTGGCGCTGGCCGGGCGCATCACCGCCCATCGGGACATGGGCAAGTCCATGTTTGTGGACATCAAGGATACCACCGGACGGCTGCAGGTGTACGCGCAGAAAAATGTGCTGGGGGACGAGGGGTTTGAGATTTTCAAGCACCTGGATTTGGGTGATTTCATCGGCGTCCAGGGCACGCTGTTCACCACGCGGACGGGGGAGATGACAGTCAAGCTGGAGTCTTTCACCATTCTGGCCAAGGCGCTGCGCCCCCCGCCGGCCAAGTGGCATGGGCTGGCCGATACGGAAATCCGTTACCGGCAGCGGTACCTGGACTTGATGGCCAGCGATGAAGTGCGCGAGGTGTTTCTCAAGCGCAGCGCGATTGTGCGGGAAATTCGGGAATTTTTGCACAGCCGCGGTTTTGTGGAGGTGGAGACCCCCATGATGCAGAGCATTCCGGGCGGGGCGGCGGCGCAGCCGTTTGTGACGTATCACAACGCCCTGGGCTGCAATTTTTATCTGCGCATCGCGCTGGAGCTGTATCTGAAACGCTTGTTGGTGGGGGGCATGGACCGGGTGTTTGAATTGGGCCGCAACTTCCGCAACGAGGGGATTTCGCGCCGGCACAACCCGGAGTTCACCATGTTGGAGGCGTATCAGGCGTATGGCGATTACGAGACGATGATGGAGCTGACCCAGTCCATGATTTGCCATGTCGCGCAGAAGGTGCTGGGGACGCTGCGCATCGAACATCGTGACGCCGAAGGCAAAGTAATCCGGACAATTGATCTGACCCCGCCATGGCGCCGGGTGAAATACAAGGATTTGATCTGCGAGAAAGCCGGGCCGGACTGGTTCCAAATCACCCCGGCGCAGCGGCGGGAGCGGGCGCAGGCGTTGGGGGCGGAGATCGGGCCGGATTACGAGGATTTTGAGGTGACGGGCGCGGTGTTTGAAAAATTAATTGAGCCGACGCTCATCCAGCCGACGTTTGTCACTCACCTGCTCAAAGAGCTGGTGCCGCTGGCCAAATTATCGCCGGAGGACCGGGATTGCGTGGAGGTGTTTGAACTGTGCATCAACGGCCAGGAAATCGCGCCGGCCTACACGGAACAGAATGACCCGCTGGAACAGCGCGAGCGGCTGGAGCATCAGGCCGGCGGCGAGCAACAGAAACTGGATGAGGACTTCCTGGTGGCACTGGAGCACGGCATGCCGCCCGCGGGAGGCATGGGCATGGGGATTGACCGCTTGTGCATGATGTTGCTGGGGCAGGAAAGCATTCGGGATGTGATTTTATTTCCGCAACTCAAGCCCAAGACCGATTAA
- a CDS encoding HAD family hydrolase, translated as MSDPVQALKDLQPTKEFFIGIDSDGCVFDTMEVKHKECFTPMFVKHFNLQPVSKYAREAWDFVNLYSKTRGVNRFPALSRALKLLRERPEVQARGVKIPDTTALDEWIARETKLGNATLKKEVEGGNTALKQVYEWSVAVNKFIEEMVYGVPPFPLFRESLLRMVEKADVIVVSQTPTEALVREWQEHDIARHVRVICGQEMGTKTEHIKYAAGGKYAPEKMLMIGDAPGDFKAAKANGALFYPINPGNEEASWKRFYEEALERFFKGTYAGEYEQKLIADFDRCLPEHPAWERRG; from the coding sequence ATGAGCGACCCGGTACAGGCACTGAAGGATTTGCAACCAACGAAAGAGTTTTTCATCGGCATTGATTCCGATGGCTGCGTGTTTGACACGATGGAGGTGAAGCACAAGGAGTGTTTCACGCCGATGTTTGTGAAGCATTTCAACCTCCAGCCGGTCAGCAAATACGCGCGGGAGGCGTGGGATTTTGTGAATCTGTATTCCAAGACGCGCGGCGTGAACCGTTTCCCGGCCTTGTCGCGAGCGCTGAAATTGTTGCGGGAGCGTCCGGAAGTGCAGGCGCGCGGAGTGAAAATACCCGACACCACGGCCTTGGATGAGTGGATTGCGCGGGAAACCAAGCTGGGCAATGCCACGCTGAAAAAGGAAGTGGAAGGGGGCAATACGGCCTTGAAGCAGGTTTATGAGTGGTCGGTGGCGGTCAACAAGTTCATCGAGGAGATGGTTTATGGAGTGCCGCCGTTCCCGTTGTTTCGGGAAAGTTTGTTGCGCATGGTGGAAAAGGCCGATGTGATTGTGGTCTCGCAGACGCCCACCGAGGCGCTGGTGCGCGAGTGGCAGGAGCATGATATTGCCCGGCACGTGCGGGTGATTTGCGGCCAGGAGATGGGGACCAAGACGGAGCACATCAAATATGCCGCGGGCGGCAAGTACGCGCCGGAAAAAATGTTGATGATTGGGGATGCGCCGGGTGATTTCAAGGCGGCCAAGGCCAACGGCGCCTTGTTTTATCCCATCAATCCAGGCAATGAGGAAGCTTCGTGGAAGCGTTTTTACGAGGAGGCCCTGGAGCGCTTCTTCAAGGG
- a CDS encoding DUF2017 family protein yields the protein MKLVKKGEDEVIFWLHPKEHAALMLVVEHYPVLKEDYQTLTHSQDPKIAEAARELLRQSLAEQKAENLRFKQTFLQAGQHLKKMGRGYHLLLKPQEMERLLQVLNDVRVGLWHALDCPDLGNPEVLSKASASQLEKFWTMELAGSLEWNLIELLEQLGY from the coding sequence ATGAAACTGGTTAAAAAAGGCGAGGATGAGGTGATATTCTGGCTTCATCCCAAAGAGCATGCGGCGTTGATGCTCGTGGTGGAACACTACCCCGTGCTGAAGGAAGACTATCAGACGTTGACCCATTCCCAGGATCCCAAGATCGCCGAGGCCGCGCGGGAGCTGCTGCGTCAATCGCTGGCGGAGCAAAAAGCGGAAAACCTGCGCTTCAAACAAACCTTTTTGCAGGCCGGGCAGCATCTGAAAAAAATGGGACGTGGCTACCATCTCCTCCTCAAGCCCCAGGAGATGGAGCGATTGCTGCAGGTATTGAATGATGTGCGGGTGGGGCTGTGGCATGCGCTGGACTGCCCAGATTTGGGCAATCCGGAGGTCCTGAGCAAGGCCAGCGCCAGCCAGTTGGAGAAGTTCTGGACCATGGAACTGGCCGGTTCGCTGGAATGGAACCTGATTGAGTTGCTGGAACAGTTGGGATACTAG